In Populus nigra chromosome 1, ddPopNigr1.1, whole genome shotgun sequence, one genomic interval encodes:
- the LOC133699042 gene encoding 14 kDa proline-rich protein DC2.15-like, with translation MASKSTTSLALFLAVNLLFFSLVTAKSSSCPPPPKPKPTPTPSPSGGKCPKDALKLGVCADLLGSLLNVTVGTPPVEPCCSVIQGLLDLEAAVCLCTAIKANILGINLNIPVSLSLLLNVCGKKVPKDFQCA, from the coding sequence ATGGCTTCCAAAAGCACGACATCACTTGCTCTCTTTCTTGCAGTcaaccttctcttcttctccctaGTCACCGCCAAGAGTAGCAGTTGCCCCCCTCCTCCTAAACCCAaaccaacaccaacaccaagCCCTTCCGGTGGAAAGTGCCCAAAGGATGCACTTAAATTAGGTGTATGTGCTGATTTGCTCGGTTCATTGCTTAATGTCACCGTCGGCACTCCCCCAGTAGAACCTTGCTGTAGTGTCATTCAAGGCCTTCTTGATCTCGAGGCTGCTGTTTGCCTTTGCACTGCCATCAAAGCTAACATCTTGGGCATCAACCTTAATATCCCAGTATCTCTAAGCTTGCTTCTCAATGTCTGTGGAAAGAAGGTCCCCAAAGATTTCCAGTGCgcctaa
- the LOC133695407 gene encoding chaperone protein dnaJ 13-like isoform X2, with protein MDGEEAGPPKRELYALLQVSPEATDEDIRKAYRHWAQVYHPDKYQDFHQIATENFQRICQAYEILSDEYKRQIYDIYGMEGINSGLELGPKLDKVEELKAELERLRKRKEEEKMLAHFRPSGTILSHLSLPQFLDGDGIMRGMAMSSEVQSQLSKRTVIAIGGNLEVNENSGGGAASTVLRHQLSPVSSIEFIASAGLRALIGVQTTRNLSLHSTATIAIAKSLRDGSINLSNTWTRQLSETANGNIQLLLGPESSIAVGWQKKHEKMSASGELKIGTSSFAASAHYTHRFSSKSHGRIAGRFGSTNLEVEVGGGRKLSNFSTVRMLYTIGIQGIFWKFELHRGGQKLIIPMLLSRHLNPVFATGAFVIPTSLYFLLKKFVVKPYYLQREKQKTLENKERNSAQVQEARAAAEKAQQLLKIVANRKISRHLETNELVITKAVYGSSKALKKADESREVNKESASEVFDVTIPLNFLINDSGQLKLHEGVRKSGIMGFCDPCPGEPKLLHVEFTYGGKRFEVEVDDYAALLIPQESHRV; from the exons atggatggagaagaggCCGGACCACCCAAGAGAGAACTGTACGCACTTCTCCAAGTGTCACCGGAAGCCACCGATGAAGATATCAGAAAGGCTTATCGACATTGGGCTCAAGTTTATCATCCTGACAAGTACCAAGATTTTcat CAAATAGCCACTGAGAACTTTCAACGAATATGCCAAGCGTATGAAATATTATCGGATGAGTATAAAAGGCAAATATATGACATATATGGCATGGAAGGTATAAATTCTGGTTTGGAGCTTGGTCCGAAGCTGGATAAAGTTGAAGAGTTGAAGGCCGAACTTGAAAGGTTGCGAAAgaggaaggaagaagagaagatgTTAGCTCATTTTCGACCTTCTGGCACAATACTCTCCCATTTGTCCTTGCCACAGTTTCTGGATGGTGATGGCATTATGCGAGG AATGGCTATGTCTAGCGAAGTTCAATCTCAATTATCTAAGCGCACTGTTATTGCTATTGGTGGAAATTTGGAAGTTAATGAAAATTCTGGTGGTGGAGCTGCTTCTACAGTGCTCAGGCACCAGCTTTCTCCAGTTTCATCCATAGAATTCATAGCATCAGCTGGTTTACGAGCACTTATTGGTGTGCAAACAACACG TAACCTATCTTTACACTCAACGGCTACAATTGCCATAGCAAAGTCTCTGAGGGATGGTTCAATTAATCTTTCCAATACCTGGACCCGCCAACTCTCTGAAACAGCAAATGGAAAT ATACAGCTTTTATTAGGTCCTGAGTCATCTATAGCAGTTGGATGGcaaaagaaacatgaaaaaatgtCTGCTTCTGGAGAGCTGAAG ATTGGCACAAGCTCTTTTGCTGCGTCAGCTCATTATACTCATCGCTTTTCTTCAAAATCTCATGGTCGTATTGCTGGCAGATTTGGAAG CACCAATTTGGAGGTTGAAGTTGGTGGGGGGAGGAAATTATCTAATTTCAGCACCGTTCGAATGCTGTATACAATAGGAATTCAG GGAATCTTTTGGAAATTTGAATTGCACCGAGGAGGACAAAAGTTGATTATTCCT ATGTTGCTTTCCAGGCATTTGAATCCAGTGTTTGCAACTGGAGCATTTGTAATCCCAACATCTCTTTACTTCTTACTCAAG AAATTCGTAGTCAAACCTTATTACCTTCAAAGGGAAAAGCAGAAGACTTTAGagaataaagagagaaattCTGCCCAG GTTCAAGAGGCAAGAGCTGCAGCAGAAAAGGCacaacaattattaaaaattgtGGCCAATAGGAAAATAAGTAGGCATTTAGAAACAAATGAACTTGTAATTACTAAAGCTGTGTATGGAAGCAGTAAAGCTTTGAAGAAAGCAGATGAATCAAGAGAAGTAAACAAAGAATCAGCTTCAGAAGTCTTTGATGTTACAATACCTCTTAATTTCCTAATTAACGATTCTGGCCAACTGAAg CTTCATGAGGGTGTAAGGAAGTCAGGAATCATGGGCTTTTGTGATCCTTGCCCTGGTGAACCTAAGCTGTTGCATGTGGAATTCACTTACGGTGGCAAAAGATTTGAG GTGGAGGTTGATGATTATGCAGCGTTGTTGATACCCCAAGAATCCCATAGAGTCTGA
- the LOC133695407 gene encoding chaperone protein dnaJ 13-like isoform X1, whose product MDGEEAGPPKRELYALLQVSPEATDEDIRKAYRHWAQVYHPDKYQDFHMQQIATENFQRICQAYEILSDEYKRQIYDIYGMEGINSGLELGPKLDKVEELKAELERLRKRKEEEKMLAHFRPSGTILSHLSLPQFLDGDGIMRGMAMSSEVQSQLSKRTVIAIGGNLEVNENSGGGAASTVLRHQLSPVSSIEFIASAGLRALIGVQTTRNLSLHSTATIAIAKSLRDGSINLSNTWTRQLSETANGNIQLLLGPESSIAVGWQKKHEKMSASGELKIGTSSFAASAHYTHRFSSKSHGRIAGRFGSTNLEVEVGGGRKLSNFSTVRMLYTIGIQGIFWKFELHRGGQKLIIPMLLSRHLNPVFATGAFVIPTSLYFLLKKFVVKPYYLQREKQKTLENKERNSAQVQEARAAAEKAQQLLKIVANRKISRHLETNELVITKAVYGSSKALKKADESREVNKESASEVFDVTIPLNFLINDSGQLKLHEGVRKSGIMGFCDPCPGEPKLLHVEFTYGGKRFEVEVDDYAALLIPQESHRV is encoded by the exons atggatggagaagaggCCGGACCACCCAAGAGAGAACTGTACGCACTTCTCCAAGTGTCACCGGAAGCCACCGATGAAGATATCAGAAAGGCTTATCGACATTGGGCTCAAGTTTATCATCCTGACAAGTACCAAGATTTTcat ATGCAGCAAATAGCCACTGAGAACTTTCAACGAATATGCCAAGCGTATGAAATATTATCGGATGAGTATAAAAGGCAAATATATGACATATATGGCATGGAAGGTATAAATTCTGGTTTGGAGCTTGGTCCGAAGCTGGATAAAGTTGAAGAGTTGAAGGCCGAACTTGAAAGGTTGCGAAAgaggaaggaagaagagaagatgTTAGCTCATTTTCGACCTTCTGGCACAATACTCTCCCATTTGTCCTTGCCACAGTTTCTGGATGGTGATGGCATTATGCGAGG AATGGCTATGTCTAGCGAAGTTCAATCTCAATTATCTAAGCGCACTGTTATTGCTATTGGTGGAAATTTGGAAGTTAATGAAAATTCTGGTGGTGGAGCTGCTTCTACAGTGCTCAGGCACCAGCTTTCTCCAGTTTCATCCATAGAATTCATAGCATCAGCTGGTTTACGAGCACTTATTGGTGTGCAAACAACACG TAACCTATCTTTACACTCAACGGCTACAATTGCCATAGCAAAGTCTCTGAGGGATGGTTCAATTAATCTTTCCAATACCTGGACCCGCCAACTCTCTGAAACAGCAAATGGAAAT ATACAGCTTTTATTAGGTCCTGAGTCATCTATAGCAGTTGGATGGcaaaagaaacatgaaaaaatgtCTGCTTCTGGAGAGCTGAAG ATTGGCACAAGCTCTTTTGCTGCGTCAGCTCATTATACTCATCGCTTTTCTTCAAAATCTCATGGTCGTATTGCTGGCAGATTTGGAAG CACCAATTTGGAGGTTGAAGTTGGTGGGGGGAGGAAATTATCTAATTTCAGCACCGTTCGAATGCTGTATACAATAGGAATTCAG GGAATCTTTTGGAAATTTGAATTGCACCGAGGAGGACAAAAGTTGATTATTCCT ATGTTGCTTTCCAGGCATTTGAATCCAGTGTTTGCAACTGGAGCATTTGTAATCCCAACATCTCTTTACTTCTTACTCAAG AAATTCGTAGTCAAACCTTATTACCTTCAAAGGGAAAAGCAGAAGACTTTAGagaataaagagagaaattCTGCCCAG GTTCAAGAGGCAAGAGCTGCAGCAGAAAAGGCacaacaattattaaaaattgtGGCCAATAGGAAAATAAGTAGGCATTTAGAAACAAATGAACTTGTAATTACTAAAGCTGTGTATGGAAGCAGTAAAGCTTTGAAGAAAGCAGATGAATCAAGAGAAGTAAACAAAGAATCAGCTTCAGAAGTCTTTGATGTTACAATACCTCTTAATTTCCTAATTAACGATTCTGGCCAACTGAAg CTTCATGAGGGTGTAAGGAAGTCAGGAATCATGGGCTTTTGTGATCCTTGCCCTGGTGAACCTAAGCTGTTGCATGTGGAATTCACTTACGGTGGCAAAAGATTTGAG GTGGAGGTTGATGATTATGCAGCGTTGTTGATACCCCAAGAATCCCATAGAGTCTGA
- the LOC133695407 gene encoding chaperone protein dnaJ 13-like isoform X3 gives MDHSLKMGFCWLSKIINSKMQQIATENFQRICQAYEILSDEYKRQIYDIYGMEGINSGLELGPKLDKVEELKAELERLRKRKEEEKMLAHFRPSGTILSHLSLPQFLDGDGIMRGMAMSSEVQSQLSKRTVIAIGGNLEVNENSGGGAASTVLRHQLSPVSSIEFIASAGLRALIGVQTTRNLSLHSTATIAIAKSLRDGSINLSNTWTRQLSETANGNIQLLLGPESSIAVGWQKKHEKMSASGELKIGTSSFAASAHYTHRFSSKSHGRIAGRFGSTNLEVEVGGGRKLSNFSTVRMLYTIGIQGIFWKFELHRGGQKLIIPMLLSRHLNPVFATGAFVIPTSLYFLLKKFVVKPYYLQREKQKTLENKERNSAQVQEARAAAEKAQQLLKIVANRKISRHLETNELVITKAVYGSSKALKKADESREVNKESASEVFDVTIPLNFLINDSGQLKLHEGVRKSGIMGFCDPCPGEPKLLHVEFTYGGKRFEVEVDDYAALLIPQESHRV, from the exons ATGGATCACTCTTTAAAAATGGGATTCTGTTGGTTGTCCAAAATAATAAACAGTAAG ATGCAGCAAATAGCCACTGAGAACTTTCAACGAATATGCCAAGCGTATGAAATATTATCGGATGAGTATAAAAGGCAAATATATGACATATATGGCATGGAAGGTATAAATTCTGGTTTGGAGCTTGGTCCGAAGCTGGATAAAGTTGAAGAGTTGAAGGCCGAACTTGAAAGGTTGCGAAAgaggaaggaagaagagaagatgTTAGCTCATTTTCGACCTTCTGGCACAATACTCTCCCATTTGTCCTTGCCACAGTTTCTGGATGGTGATGGCATTATGCGAGG AATGGCTATGTCTAGCGAAGTTCAATCTCAATTATCTAAGCGCACTGTTATTGCTATTGGTGGAAATTTGGAAGTTAATGAAAATTCTGGTGGTGGAGCTGCTTCTACAGTGCTCAGGCACCAGCTTTCTCCAGTTTCATCCATAGAATTCATAGCATCAGCTGGTTTACGAGCACTTATTGGTGTGCAAACAACACG TAACCTATCTTTACACTCAACGGCTACAATTGCCATAGCAAAGTCTCTGAGGGATGGTTCAATTAATCTTTCCAATACCTGGACCCGCCAACTCTCTGAAACAGCAAATGGAAAT ATACAGCTTTTATTAGGTCCTGAGTCATCTATAGCAGTTGGATGGcaaaagaaacatgaaaaaatgtCTGCTTCTGGAGAGCTGAAG ATTGGCACAAGCTCTTTTGCTGCGTCAGCTCATTATACTCATCGCTTTTCTTCAAAATCTCATGGTCGTATTGCTGGCAGATTTGGAAG CACCAATTTGGAGGTTGAAGTTGGTGGGGGGAGGAAATTATCTAATTTCAGCACCGTTCGAATGCTGTATACAATAGGAATTCAG GGAATCTTTTGGAAATTTGAATTGCACCGAGGAGGACAAAAGTTGATTATTCCT ATGTTGCTTTCCAGGCATTTGAATCCAGTGTTTGCAACTGGAGCATTTGTAATCCCAACATCTCTTTACTTCTTACTCAAG AAATTCGTAGTCAAACCTTATTACCTTCAAAGGGAAAAGCAGAAGACTTTAGagaataaagagagaaattCTGCCCAG GTTCAAGAGGCAAGAGCTGCAGCAGAAAAGGCacaacaattattaaaaattgtGGCCAATAGGAAAATAAGTAGGCATTTAGAAACAAATGAACTTGTAATTACTAAAGCTGTGTATGGAAGCAGTAAAGCTTTGAAGAAAGCAGATGAATCAAGAGAAGTAAACAAAGAATCAGCTTCAGAAGTCTTTGATGTTACAATACCTCTTAATTTCCTAATTAACGATTCTGGCCAACTGAAg CTTCATGAGGGTGTAAGGAAGTCAGGAATCATGGGCTTTTGTGATCCTTGCCCTGGTGAACCTAAGCTGTTGCATGTGGAATTCACTTACGGTGGCAAAAGATTTGAG GTGGAGGTTGATGATTATGCAGCGTTGTTGATACCCCAAGAATCCCATAGAGTCTGA
- the LOC133695407 gene encoding chaperone protein dnaJ 13-like isoform X4: protein MDGEEAGPPKRELYALLQVSPEATDEDIRKAYRHWAQVYHPDKYQDFHMQQIATENFQRICQAYEILSDEYKRQIYDIYGMEGINSGLELGPKLDKVEELKAELERLRKRKEEEKMLAHFRPSGTILSHLSLPQFLDGDGIMRGMAMSSEVQSQLSKRTVIAIGGNLEVNENSGGGAASTVLRHQLSPVSSIEFIASAGLRALIGVQTTRNLSLHSTATIAIAKSLRDGSINLSNTWTRQLSETANGNIGTSSFAASAHYTHRFSSKSHGRIAGRFGSTNLEVEVGGGRKLSNFSTVRMLYTIGIQGIFWKFELHRGGQKLIIPMLLSRHLNPVFATGAFVIPTSLYFLLKKFVVKPYYLQREKQKTLENKERNSAQVQEARAAAEKAQQLLKIVANRKISRHLETNELVITKAVYGSSKALKKADESREVNKESASEVFDVTIPLNFLINDSGQLKLHEGVRKSGIMGFCDPCPGEPKLLHVEFTYGGKRFEVEVDDYAALLIPQESHRV from the exons atggatggagaagaggCCGGACCACCCAAGAGAGAACTGTACGCACTTCTCCAAGTGTCACCGGAAGCCACCGATGAAGATATCAGAAAGGCTTATCGACATTGGGCTCAAGTTTATCATCCTGACAAGTACCAAGATTTTcat ATGCAGCAAATAGCCACTGAGAACTTTCAACGAATATGCCAAGCGTATGAAATATTATCGGATGAGTATAAAAGGCAAATATATGACATATATGGCATGGAAGGTATAAATTCTGGTTTGGAGCTTGGTCCGAAGCTGGATAAAGTTGAAGAGTTGAAGGCCGAACTTGAAAGGTTGCGAAAgaggaaggaagaagagaagatgTTAGCTCATTTTCGACCTTCTGGCACAATACTCTCCCATTTGTCCTTGCCACAGTTTCTGGATGGTGATGGCATTATGCGAGG AATGGCTATGTCTAGCGAAGTTCAATCTCAATTATCTAAGCGCACTGTTATTGCTATTGGTGGAAATTTGGAAGTTAATGAAAATTCTGGTGGTGGAGCTGCTTCTACAGTGCTCAGGCACCAGCTTTCTCCAGTTTCATCCATAGAATTCATAGCATCAGCTGGTTTACGAGCACTTATTGGTGTGCAAACAACACG TAACCTATCTTTACACTCAACGGCTACAATTGCCATAGCAAAGTCTCTGAGGGATGGTTCAATTAATCTTTCCAATACCTGGACCCGCCAACTCTCTGAAACAGCAAATGGAAAT ATTGGCACAAGCTCTTTTGCTGCGTCAGCTCATTATACTCATCGCTTTTCTTCAAAATCTCATGGTCGTATTGCTGGCAGATTTGGAAG CACCAATTTGGAGGTTGAAGTTGGTGGGGGGAGGAAATTATCTAATTTCAGCACCGTTCGAATGCTGTATACAATAGGAATTCAG GGAATCTTTTGGAAATTTGAATTGCACCGAGGAGGACAAAAGTTGATTATTCCT ATGTTGCTTTCCAGGCATTTGAATCCAGTGTTTGCAACTGGAGCATTTGTAATCCCAACATCTCTTTACTTCTTACTCAAG AAATTCGTAGTCAAACCTTATTACCTTCAAAGGGAAAAGCAGAAGACTTTAGagaataaagagagaaattCTGCCCAG GTTCAAGAGGCAAGAGCTGCAGCAGAAAAGGCacaacaattattaaaaattgtGGCCAATAGGAAAATAAGTAGGCATTTAGAAACAAATGAACTTGTAATTACTAAAGCTGTGTATGGAAGCAGTAAAGCTTTGAAGAAAGCAGATGAATCAAGAGAAGTAAACAAAGAATCAGCTTCAGAAGTCTTTGATGTTACAATACCTCTTAATTTCCTAATTAACGATTCTGGCCAACTGAAg CTTCATGAGGGTGTAAGGAAGTCAGGAATCATGGGCTTTTGTGATCCTTGCCCTGGTGAACCTAAGCTGTTGCATGTGGAATTCACTTACGGTGGCAAAAGATTTGAG GTGGAGGTTGATGATTATGCAGCGTTGTTGATACCCCAAGAATCCCATAGAGTCTGA